A part of Rhodamnia argentea isolate NSW1041297 chromosome 8, ASM2092103v1, whole genome shotgun sequence genomic DNA contains:
- the LOC115741294 gene encoding serine/threonine-protein kinase PBL34 isoform X2, whose translation MGLGPDSIKAENWALGKSKEREEKKKRRRKKKRDGREGEVGCWIKLRFMGRCSCMPFRSKVNSSISGISTNYVESKSTNSKSADEPVVPVVSSTVTSNPESTSSTPMFSEELKVASHLRKFTFNDLKLATRNFRPESLLGEGGFGCVFKGWIEENGTAPVKPGTGLTVAVKTLNHDGLQGHKEWLAEISFLGNLRHPNLVKLIGYCIEDDQRLLVYEFMPRGSLENHLFRRSLPLPWSIRLKIALGAAKGLAFLHEEAERPVIYRDFKTSNILLDADYNAKLSDFGLAKDAPEGDKTHVSTRVMGTYGYAAPEYVMTGHLTSKSDVYSFGVVLLEMLTGRRSMDKNRPNGEHNLAEWAKPFLEDRRRFYRLIDPRLEGHFSIKGAQKASQLAAHCLRRDQKARPLMSEVVETLEPLLNLKDMASSSYFFQAMQAERSRSNLNAKNGIRAQGGFVVIRNGQPVRSLSIPHGTHPSPNNIPRLSPKPNGKV comes from the exons ATGGGGTTAGGGCCTGATTCAATAAAGGCGGAGAATTGGGCTTTGGGGAAatcaaaggaaagagaagagaaaaagaagaggaggaggaagaagaagagggatgGGAGGGAAGGAGAGGTCGGGTGTTGGATCAAGTTGAGGTTCATGGGGAGATGCTCTTGCATGCCTTTCAGATCAAAGGTCAATAGCTCCATCAGTGGAATCAGTACTAATTATG TGGAAAGTAAGTCGACCAACTCGAAAAGTGCCGATGAACCAGTTGTTCCGGTAGTCTCCTCTACTGTTACTAGCAACCCAGAAAGCACTTCATCGACACCTATGTTCAGTGAGGAACTCAAGGTCGCATCCCATCTCCGGAAGTTCACATTTAATGATCTTAAATTAGCGACGAGAAATTTCAGACCTGAGAGTCTTCTTGGTGAGGGTGGATTTGGATGTGTCTTTAAAGGTTGGATAGAGGAGAATGGAACTGCTCCAGTGAAACCCGGCACAGGCCTTACTGTTGCGGTCAAAACCCTTAATCATGATGGACTTCAGGGTCACAAAGAGTGGCTT GCTGAAATTAGTTTTCTTGGTAATCTTCGCCATCCCAATCTAGTCAAGTTGATTGGTTACTGCATTGAAGATGATCAAAGACTGCTAGTCTATGAGTTTATGCCCCGAGGAAGTCTGGAGAATCACCTCTTCAGAA GGTCCCTGCCACTTCCATGGTCAATCAGGCTTAAAATTGCCCTTGGTGCTGCGAAGGGGCTTGCTTTTCTTCATGAAGAAGCTGAAAGACCCGTTATATACCGTGATTTTAAAACATCCAACATTCTTTTGGATGCG GATTACAATGCCAAACTCTCAGATTTTGGACTTGCCAAGGATGCTCCCGAGGGAGATAAAACTCATGTATCCACCCGAGTAATGGGAACTTATGGTTATGCAGCACCAGAGTATGTAATGACAG GTCATTTGACATCAAAGAGTGATGTTTACAGCTTTGGAGTTGTTCTACTGGAGATGTTGACTGGTCGAAGATCCATGGATAAGAACAGACCGAATGGTGAACATAATCTAGCAGAATGGGCAAAGCCATTTCTCGAGGACAGGAGGAGGTTTTATCGGCTAATTGATCCCCGTCTCGAGGGACACTTCTCAATCAAAGGCGCCCAGAAGGCTTCTCAGCTGGCAGCCCATTGCCTCAGGCGGGACCAAAAAGCCAGACCTCTCATGAGTGAAGTTGTCGAAACCCTGGAGCCTCTGCTTAACCTCAAGGATATGGCCAGTTCCTCATACTTCTTTCAGGCCATGCAAGCTGAACGCTCCAGGTCCAACCTGAATGCTAAGAACGGCATCAGGGCTCAGGGAGGGTTCGTGGTGATCAGGAACGGGCAACCGGTTAGGAGTCTATCGATACCGCACGGTACCCATCCTTCTCCGAATAACATTCCCCGCCTCTCACCAAAACCCAATGGAAAAGTATGA
- the LOC115741294 gene encoding serine/threonine-protein kinase PBL34 isoform X1, translating into MGLGPDSIKAENWALGKSKEREEKKKRRRKKKRDGREGEVGCWIKLRFMGRCSCMPFRSKVNSSISGISTNYVESKSTNSKSADEPVVPVVSSTVTSNPESTSSTPMFSEELKVASHLRKFTFNDLKLATRNFRPESLLGEGGFGCVFKGWIEENGTAPVKPGTGLTVAVKTLNHDGLQGHKEWLAEISFLGNLRHPNLVKLIGYCIEDDQRLLVYEFMPRGSLENHLFRKGSLPLPWSIRLKIALGAAKGLAFLHEEAERPVIYRDFKTSNILLDADYNAKLSDFGLAKDAPEGDKTHVSTRVMGTYGYAAPEYVMTGHLTSKSDVYSFGVVLLEMLTGRRSMDKNRPNGEHNLAEWAKPFLEDRRRFYRLIDPRLEGHFSIKGAQKASQLAAHCLRRDQKARPLMSEVVETLEPLLNLKDMASSSYFFQAMQAERSRSNLNAKNGIRAQGGFVVIRNGQPVRSLSIPHGTHPSPNNIPRLSPKPNGKV; encoded by the exons ATGGGGTTAGGGCCTGATTCAATAAAGGCGGAGAATTGGGCTTTGGGGAAatcaaaggaaagagaagagaaaaagaagaggaggaggaagaagaagagggatgGGAGGGAAGGAGAGGTCGGGTGTTGGATCAAGTTGAGGTTCATGGGGAGATGCTCTTGCATGCCTTTCAGATCAAAGGTCAATAGCTCCATCAGTGGAATCAGTACTAATTATG TGGAAAGTAAGTCGACCAACTCGAAAAGTGCCGATGAACCAGTTGTTCCGGTAGTCTCCTCTACTGTTACTAGCAACCCAGAAAGCACTTCATCGACACCTATGTTCAGTGAGGAACTCAAGGTCGCATCCCATCTCCGGAAGTTCACATTTAATGATCTTAAATTAGCGACGAGAAATTTCAGACCTGAGAGTCTTCTTGGTGAGGGTGGATTTGGATGTGTCTTTAAAGGTTGGATAGAGGAGAATGGAACTGCTCCAGTGAAACCCGGCACAGGCCTTACTGTTGCGGTCAAAACCCTTAATCATGATGGACTTCAGGGTCACAAAGAGTGGCTT GCTGAAATTAGTTTTCTTGGTAATCTTCGCCATCCCAATCTAGTCAAGTTGATTGGTTACTGCATTGAAGATGATCAAAGACTGCTAGTCTATGAGTTTATGCCCCGAGGAAGTCTGGAGAATCACCTCTTCAGAA AAGGGTCCCTGCCACTTCCATGGTCAATCAGGCTTAAAATTGCCCTTGGTGCTGCGAAGGGGCTTGCTTTTCTTCATGAAGAAGCTGAAAGACCCGTTATATACCGTGATTTTAAAACATCCAACATTCTTTTGGATGCG GATTACAATGCCAAACTCTCAGATTTTGGACTTGCCAAGGATGCTCCCGAGGGAGATAAAACTCATGTATCCACCCGAGTAATGGGAACTTATGGTTATGCAGCACCAGAGTATGTAATGACAG GTCATTTGACATCAAAGAGTGATGTTTACAGCTTTGGAGTTGTTCTACTGGAGATGTTGACTGGTCGAAGATCCATGGATAAGAACAGACCGAATGGTGAACATAATCTAGCAGAATGGGCAAAGCCATTTCTCGAGGACAGGAGGAGGTTTTATCGGCTAATTGATCCCCGTCTCGAGGGACACTTCTCAATCAAAGGCGCCCAGAAGGCTTCTCAGCTGGCAGCCCATTGCCTCAGGCGGGACCAAAAAGCCAGACCTCTCATGAGTGAAGTTGTCGAAACCCTGGAGCCTCTGCTTAACCTCAAGGATATGGCCAGTTCCTCATACTTCTTTCAGGCCATGCAAGCTGAACGCTCCAGGTCCAACCTGAATGCTAAGAACGGCATCAGGGCTCAGGGAGGGTTCGTGGTGATCAGGAACGGGCAACCGGTTAGGAGTCTATCGATACCGCACGGTACCCATCCTTCTCCGAATAACATTCCCCGCCTCTCACCAAAACCCAATGGAAAAGTATGA
- the LOC115741295 gene encoding mitochondrial outer membrane protein porin of 34 kDa-like: MGKGPGLYSDIGKKAKDLLYKDYQSDHKFTITTSSVTGVTITSAATKKGELFLADVNTQLKNKNVTTDVKVDTNSNLVTKITVDEPCPGLKTIFSFTVPDQRSGQIELQYLHDYAGISTSVGLTANPFVNFAAVLGNNVLALGTDLSFDSQTSNFTKCNAAVSFSNADLIASLALNNKGDSLTASYYHTVYPVTSTAIGAEVTHSFSSNVNTITVGTQHALDPLTTLKARINNSGKASALIQHEWRPRSFFTVSGEVDTKSIDKSAKVGLALALKP, encoded by the exons ATGGGCAAAGGTCCTGGCCTCTACTCCGACATCGGCAAAAAAGCCAAAG ATCTTCTCTACAAGGACTATCAGAGCGACCACAAGTTCACCATCACTACCTCCTCGGTCACCGGTGTT ACTATAACATCTGCGGCAACAAAGAAAGGTGAGCTGTTTCTGGCTGATGTTAATACCCAGCTGAAGAACAAGAATGTTACCACTGATGTCAAAGTGGACACAAACTCCAAT CTTGTCACAAAAATTACCGTTGATGAACCTTGCCCTGGACTGAAGACAATATTCTCTTTTACAGTCCCAGATCAAAGGTCTGGCCAG ATTGAGCTACAATATTTGCATGACTATGCTGGGATAAGCACATCCGTTGGATTGACAGCAAATCCTTTTGTCAACTTTGCTGCTGTGCTAGGAAATAATGTTTTGGCACTTGGCACTGATCTGTCATTTGACAGCCAAACAAGTAATTTCACCAAATGCAATGCTGCCGTCAGCTTCTCTAACGCTGATCTGATTGCTTCATTGGCCCT GAACAACAAGGGCGACTCACTGACTGCATCCTATTATCACACAGTGTACCCTGTGACAAGCACTGCCATTGGTGCTGAGGTTACCCACAGCTTTTCTTCCAACGTGAACACTATAACTGTGGGAACCCAGCATGCGCTGGACCCATTGACCACGTTGAAGGCACGGATCAACAATTCTGGTAAGGCAAGCGCTCTTATCCAGCACGAGTGGCGCCCTAGGTCATTTTTTACAGTCTCCGGGGAGGTGGACACCAAATCCATTGATAAGAGTGCTAAGGTTGGTCTTGCCCTGGCTCTTAAGCCATGA
- the LOC115741347 gene encoding pectate lyase-like, protein MEGIKLVGFILALSLAALVPCLEAHIGEFDEYWKKRADEAQKHALDAYHPNPENVTAHFNSRVHRVLDRTNITRRQLSMHKYVGPCLATNPIDRCWRCRKDWAKNRKRLAKCVLGFGRRTTGGLYGKIYVVYDGSDDNVVNPKRGTLRHAVIQKQPLWIIFARSMIIRLSQELLVTSHKTIDGRGANVHIAYGAGIMIQFSRNVIIHGLHIHDIITKPGGLIRDSYNHLGFRTRSDGDGISIFGSTNIWIDHVSMARCQDGLIDAIQGSTAITISNGHYTHHNDVMLFGASDTYPQDKIMQVTVAFNHFGRGLIQRMPRCRWGFFHVVNNDYTHWLMYAIGGSSQPTIISQGNRFIAPPNLAAKEVTKRDYASPDVWRKWTWRSQGDLLMNGAFFVQSGQPLKKKPFGRLDMIKAKPGTFVTRLTRMSGTLGCKPNRPC, encoded by the exons ATGGAGGGAATTAAGCTCGTCGGATTCATCTTGGCCCTATCCTTGGCTGCTCTCGTACCATGCCTCGAGGCTCATATCGGGGAGTTCGACGAGTACTGGAAAAAGCGCGCGGACGAGGCCCAGAAGCATGCTCTTGACGCATATCACCCCAACCCTGAAAACGTCACGGCGCATTTCAATTCGCGGGTTCACAG GGTCTTAGACAGAACCAACATTACAAGGAGGCAATTGAGCATGCACAAATACGTCGGCCCGTGCCTTGCCACGAATCCGATCGACCGCTGCTGGCGGTGCAGGAAGGACTGGGCAAAGAACCGGAAGAGGCTGGCCAAGTGCGTGCTCGGATTTGGCCGCAGGACCACAGGAGGCCTGTACGGTAAAATCTATGTTGTCTACGATGGCTCGGACGACAACGTGGTCAACCCAAAGCGCGGGACGCTCCGCCACGCCGTGATCCAGAAGCAGCCGCTGTGGATCATCTTCGCACGCAGCATGATCATCAGGCTGAGCCAGGAGCTGCTGGTGACGAGCCACAAGACAATAGATGGCCGGGGCGCAAATGTGCACATCGCCTATGGCGCCGGCATCATGATCCAGTTCTCCAGGAACGTTATCATCCACGGGCTCCACATCCACGACATCATCACAAAGCCCGGGGGCTTGATCAGGGACTCGTACAACCACTTGGGGTTCAGAACGAGGAGCGACGGGGACGGCATCTCCATCTTTGGCTCGACCAACATCTGGATCGACCATGTGTCCATGGCAAGATGCCAGGATGGGCTCATCGACGCCATCCAGGGATCGACAGCCATCACTATCTCGAACGGCCACTACACCCACCATAACGAC GTGATGCTCTTCGGCGCGAGCGACACGTACCCGCAAGACAAGATAATGCAAGTGACGGTCGCGTTCAACCACTTTGGTCGGGGGCTGATTCAGCGGATGCCGAGGTGCCGATGGGGCTTCTTCCACGTCGTCAACAACGACTACACCCACTGGCTCATGTATGCCATCGGGGGCAGCTCGCAGCCCACCATCATCTCCCAGGGCAACCGCTTCATCGCCCCGCCCAACTTGGCCGCTAAGGAG GTGACCAAGAGGGATTACGCATCGCCGGACGTTTGGCGCAAATGGACGTGGAGATCGCAGGGCGACCTGTTGATGAACGGGGCCTTCTTCGTGCAGTCGGGGCAGCCGCTGAAGAAGAAGCCGTTCGGGAGGCTCGACATGATCAAGGCGAAGCCCGGGACGTTCGTGACTCGGCTCACCCGCATGTCCGGCACTCTCGGTTGCAAGCCTAACCGCCCGTGCTAA